One window of Marinomonas primoryensis genomic DNA carries:
- a CDS encoding NAD(P)/FAD-dependent oxidoreductase, translating to MKPSSRVRIVIVGAGMAGSKLANDLLQTPNTHHSITLIGEESQVGYNRIMLSSLLANDISDAEMPLVSTDKMRVGGVHIISGDPVIGMDLETKELRLASGQSVTYDQLIFATGSRAKMLPIEGASAPNVMGFRTWQDVDVMTALKGCQSVCVIGGGLLGLEAAVGLVKRGHKVTVFHRSNWLLNRQLDAESAQLLQNRLEEMGVQFQLGESPSAFLQSKTGLVTHVVCQSGEHMPVDLVVMAAGISPEVRLAKEAGIDVNQAIVVDEKMKTSHPDIFALGECCEFEQQTFGLVAPIWTQIKVLITVLSGEDCCFVIEPTPTKLKVSGVNLFSVGKIQPSQDDDCIFFKDVAANHYRKLVVNDGLLVGVILYGNVADGSWYFQLIQNKTNVSDMLELLVFGEAYCRPKVA from the coding sequence ATGAAGCCATCAAGTCGCGTTCGCATCGTTATTGTTGGCGCCGGAATGGCGGGCAGTAAACTGGCGAATGATTTGCTGCAAACGCCCAATACCCATCATTCAATCACCTTGATAGGTGAAGAGTCTCAAGTGGGCTATAACCGCATTATGTTGTCTTCACTGTTGGCGAACGATATTTCTGATGCAGAAATGCCGTTGGTCAGCACCGATAAAATGCGTGTTGGTGGTGTGCATATTATTTCTGGTGATCCGGTTATTGGTATGGACCTTGAAACAAAAGAACTACGTTTGGCCAGCGGCCAAAGTGTGACTTATGACCAGTTAATTTTCGCCACCGGTTCGCGGGCCAAGATGCTACCGATAGAAGGTGCGTCTGCGCCGAATGTTATGGGTTTTCGTACTTGGCAAGATGTTGATGTGATGACGGCGCTTAAAGGTTGTCAGTCAGTGTGCGTGATTGGCGGTGGGCTTTTAGGCTTAGAAGCCGCGGTTGGTTTGGTTAAGCGCGGCCATAAAGTCACTGTATTTCATCGATCAAATTGGTTGCTGAATCGTCAACTGGACGCTGAATCTGCTCAACTCTTACAAAACCGGCTCGAAGAAATGGGTGTCCAATTTCAATTAGGTGAATCACCGTCGGCATTTTTACAGTCAAAAACTGGATTGGTTACGCATGTGGTTTGCCAAAGCGGTGAGCACATGCCAGTGGATTTGGTGGTGATGGCCGCAGGGATTTCACCTGAAGTTCGTTTGGCAAAAGAGGCCGGGATAGACGTTAATCAAGCCATTGTTGTCGACGAAAAAATGAAGACGTCTCATCCTGATATTTTTGCATTGGGGGAATGTTGTGAGTTTGAACAGCAAACGTTTGGTTTGGTTGCGCCAATTTGGACACAGATCAAAGTGCTAATAACGGTATTAAGTGGTGAAGATTGTTGTTTTGTTATTGAGCCAACACCCACCAAGTTAAAAGTATCTGGAGTGAATCTTTTTTCAGTCGGAAAAATTCAACCTTCTCAAGATGATGACTGCATTTTTTTCAAAGATGTGGCAGCAAACCATTACCGCAAACTGGTGGTCAACGACGGCTTACTGGTTGGGGTTATTCTTTATGGCAACGTCGCCGATGGGAGCTGGTATTTCCAGCTTATTCAAAATAAGACCAATGTCTCTGACATGCTTGAATTACTGGTTTTTGGTGAGGCGTATTGTCGTCCAAAAGTAGCCTGA
- the nirB gene encoding nitrite reductase large subunit NirB codes for MTSNKPLSTIKPHLVVVGNGMVGHHFVEQVIAQGGHENFQITVFGEEPHLAYDRVHLSEYFTGKGAADLAMTDGSLYDDNGVRYFTNSLVTQIDRAAKLLVLKNGETLSYGKLVLATGSYPFVPPIPGHKRNNTFVYRTLEDLDAIRNCAKTVTRGTVVGGGLLGLEAANALKNLGLETSVVEFAPRLMPVQLDEKGGSVLKGMIEGLDVKVYTDTATQDIVDGETAFHRMNFADGTHLETDLILFSAGIRPQDALAKQSGLEMGERGGITINNHCQTSDEDIYSIGECALWNGRIYGLVAPGYTMAKAAAGHLLGTESLSFTGADMSTKLKLLGCDVGSVGDAHAQTQGCKVFVYQDEISQSYRKMVVSEDGKKLLGAVLVGDNSYYDTLLQYYLNAIDLPAQAQSLILPAMDGAPVGLGVDALPATASICSCHNVSKQDISDAVCNGALSVGDVKGVTKAATGCGGCAALLKKVVDNELLALGVEVSTDICEHFAYTRQDLYNMVKIEEIKSFDRLLETHGKGHGCEICKPAVGSILASVWNDYVLKKEHISLQDTNDRFLANMQKDGTYSIVPRIPGGEITPDRLIVLGEVAKEYALYTKVTGGQRIDLFGATLAQLPEIWEKLIAAGFETGQAYGKSLRTVKSCVGSTWCRYGVNDSMKMAIDLENRYKGLRSPHKIKFAVSGCTRECAEAQSKDIGVIATEGGWNLYVCGNGGMKPRHGDLFATDLDDETLVKYIDRVLMFYTKTADRLQRTSVWMDGLEGGLAYLKDVVINDKLGLCDELEARMEHIVDTFQCEWKTTLEDPEALKTFRQFVNYEGVDTNVVFVEERNQMRPATDLEKQQLIAKAG; via the coding sequence ATGACTTCTAATAAACCTTTATCAACGATCAAACCACATCTTGTTGTGGTGGGTAATGGCATGGTTGGCCATCATTTTGTCGAGCAGGTCATCGCTCAAGGTGGTCATGAAAACTTTCAGATCACCGTTTTTGGTGAAGAGCCGCATTTAGCGTATGACCGTGTGCACCTTAGTGAATATTTCACCGGCAAAGGCGCAGCGGATTTAGCGATGACGGATGGCTCATTGTACGACGACAATGGCGTTCGGTATTTCACTAATAGTTTGGTAACGCAGATTGATCGTGCTGCGAAGCTGCTTGTTTTGAAAAATGGTGAGACATTGTCTTACGGTAAGCTTGTGCTTGCCACAGGGTCTTATCCTTTTGTTCCACCGATTCCTGGCCATAAACGTAACAATACCTTTGTTTACCGGACGCTTGAAGATCTGGATGCGATTAGGAATTGTGCGAAAACAGTGACGCGCGGTACGGTTGTTGGTGGTGGTCTGTTGGGTTTGGAAGCGGCAAATGCGCTCAAAAATCTTGGTCTTGAAACCAGTGTGGTGGAGTTCGCACCACGCTTGATGCCAGTACAGTTAGATGAAAAGGGCGGAAGCGTCCTCAAAGGCATGATCGAAGGTTTGGATGTAAAGGTCTATACCGACACGGCGACACAAGACATTGTCGACGGTGAAACGGCTTTTCATCGTATGAATTTTGCAGACGGCACTCACCTTGAAACGGATTTAATTTTGTTTTCTGCGGGTATTCGCCCTCAAGACGCATTGGCAAAACAATCGGGTTTAGAGATGGGCGAGCGTGGTGGTATCACCATTAATAATCATTGTCAGACAAGCGATGAGGACATTTATTCTATCGGCGAGTGTGCGCTGTGGAATGGTCGAATTTATGGTCTAGTGGCGCCAGGTTACACCATGGCAAAAGCCGCTGCAGGGCATTTGTTAGGCACGGAAAGTTTGTCTTTCACTGGTGCAGATATGAGTACCAAGCTCAAACTACTTGGTTGTGATGTAGGTTCTGTCGGTGATGCTCATGCCCAAACACAAGGTTGTAAGGTGTTTGTATATCAAGATGAGATTAGCCAAAGCTATCGAAAAATGGTGGTGTCGGAAGATGGTAAAAAGTTATTAGGCGCAGTATTGGTTGGTGACAACAGCTATTACGATACGTTGTTGCAATATTATCTGAATGCCATTGATTTGCCAGCACAGGCTCAATCATTAATTTTGCCTGCGATGGATGGTGCGCCAGTTGGATTGGGGGTGGATGCTTTACCTGCGACGGCGTCTATTTGTAGTTGTCATAATGTCTCCAAGCAAGACATCAGTGACGCCGTGTGCAACGGGGCTTTGTCTGTTGGCGATGTGAAAGGTGTTACCAAAGCCGCAACGGGCTGTGGTGGTTGTGCGGCGTTATTGAAAAAAGTCGTCGATAACGAATTACTGGCGTTGGGTGTGGAAGTAAGTACTGATATTTGTGAGCACTTTGCCTACACGCGCCAAGATTTATACAACATGGTGAAAATCGAAGAAATTAAAAGCTTTGATCGCTTATTAGAGACTCACGGTAAAGGCCACGGTTGTGAAATTTGTAAGCCAGCGGTGGGGTCTATTTTAGCCAGTGTTTGGAATGATTATGTTCTGAAAAAAGAACATATCAGCTTGCAGGACACCAATGATCGTTTCTTAGCGAACATGCAAAAAGACGGAACCTATTCGATTGTTCCTCGTATTCCTGGAGGGGAAATCACCCCTGATAGGCTGATTGTATTAGGTGAAGTGGCGAAAGAATACGCGCTTTATACCAAGGTGACAGGTGGTCAGCGTATTGATTTGTTTGGTGCAACATTAGCTCAGCTGCCAGAAATCTGGGAGAAGTTAATCGCTGCTGGTTTTGAAACAGGCCAGGCTTACGGTAAGTCATTGCGTACGGTGAAATCCTGTGTTGGTAGTACTTGGTGTCGTTATGGTGTTAACGACAGCATGAAAATGGCGATTGATCTTGAGAACCGTTATAAAGGTTTACGTTCACCTCATAAAATAAAATTTGCCGTATCAGGTTGTACTCGAGAATGTGCAGAGGCGCAGAGCAAAGATATTGGTGTGATTGCAACAGAAGGTGGTTGGAATTTATATGTCTGTGGTAATGGTGGTATGAAGCCTCGTCACGGTGATTTATTTGCCACTGATTTAGACGATGAAACCTTAGTAAAATACATTGACCGTGTGCTGATGTTTTATACAAAAACCGCAGATCGCTTACAGCGAACATCGGTATGGATGGATGGTTTAGAGGGTGGTTTAGCGTATTTAAAAGACGTTGTTATTAATGACAAACTTGGCTTATGCGATGAGTTGGAAGCGCGGATGGAACATATTGTTGATACTTTCCAATGTGAATGGAAAACCACCTTAGAGGATCCAGAAGCACTCAAAACCTTTCGTCAGTTTGTTAACTATGAAGGGGTTGATACCAACGTGGTCTTTGTCGAAGAGCGAAACCAGATGCGCCCAGCAACAGATCTTGAAAAACAGCAACTCATTGCTAAGGCGGGGTAA
- a CDS encoding ABC transporter ATP-binding protein: MATHLDISKVSIEFPTAKGSFKALDSVSLKIAKGEIVSLIGHSGCGKSTVLNIVAGLYDATEGGVLLDGKEVKGPGPERAVVFQNHSLLPWLTSYQNVELAVKQVFKKTKSKKEMHDWIMHNLELVHMTHAADKRPDEISGGMKQRVGIARALAMEPSVLLMDEPFGALDALTRAHLQDSLMEIQKDLNNTVIMITHDVDEAVLLSDRIVMMTNGPEATIGEILQVDLERPRDRLALANDPKYVNYRAQVLTFLYEKQRKVEPIVAVKNKKPATNAHVANA, from the coding sequence ATGGCAACACATCTAGACATTAGTAAAGTTTCTATCGAATTTCCAACCGCGAAAGGCTCGTTTAAAGCGTTGGATAGCGTCAGTCTGAAAATTGCGAAAGGTGAAATTGTTTCTCTTATCGGCCACTCAGGTTGTGGTAAATCGACGGTGCTTAATATTGTCGCCGGCCTTTACGACGCGACGGAAGGCGGCGTGTTGTTGGATGGGAAAGAGGTGAAAGGACCGGGGCCTGAGAGGGCGGTTGTTTTTCAGAATCATTCATTGCTGCCTTGGTTAACGTCTTACCAAAATGTTGAACTGGCGGTAAAGCAGGTTTTTAAAAAAACCAAGTCTAAAAAAGAAATGCACGACTGGATCATGCACAACCTAGAGCTTGTACATATGACTCATGCGGCGGATAAGCGTCCTGATGAAATATCAGGCGGAATGAAGCAACGTGTCGGTATTGCTCGCGCTTTGGCGATGGAGCCTAGTGTACTTTTGATGGATGAGCCTTTTGGTGCACTGGATGCACTGACTCGAGCTCATCTTCAAGACTCCTTGATGGAAATTCAAAAAGACCTCAATAACACCGTCATTATGATTACGCACGACGTAGATGAAGCGGTATTACTGTCGGATCGTATTGTGATGATGACAAACGGCCCAGAGGCAACCATAGGCGAGATTCTTCAAGTGGACTTAGAGCGTCCTCGTGATCGTTTAGCGCTTGCGAACGATCCTAAATACGTGAATTACCGAGCGCAAGTGTTGACCTTTTTGTACGAAAAACAGCGCAAAGTAGAGCCTATCGTCGCGGTTAAGAATAAAAAACCAGCCACCAATGCTCATGTCGCGAATGCTTAA
- the nirD gene encoding nitrite reductase small subunit NirD, producing the protein MTMQWKLVCKQSDLVVGAGVAAMVNGEQIALFYVPESEKKVFAIGNWDPIGKANVMSRGLVAHLQNEWVVASPLYKQHFVLASGQCIEENIKVPHWSAKLEDDNLYIALN; encoded by the coding sequence ATGACGATGCAGTGGAAATTAGTGTGTAAGCAAAGCGACCTTGTTGTGGGCGCTGGTGTGGCGGCCATGGTGAATGGTGAACAAATAGCGTTGTTTTATGTACCCGAATCGGAAAAAAAGGTCTTTGCAATTGGAAACTGGGATCCGATAGGAAAAGCCAACGTAATGTCGAGAGGTCTCGTTGCCCACCTTCAAAATGAATGGGTGGTCGCGAGCCCTTTGTACAAACAGCACTTTGTATTGGCATCGGGCCAATGTATTGAAGAAAACATCAAAGTGCCTCACTGGTCTGCTAAATTAGAAGATGACAATTTATACATTGCGCTGAATTAA
- a CDS encoding CmpA/NrtA family ABC transporter substrate-binding protein → MTMRSFKAALSLSTAASTTKKAGLSLLVGSVLFSGMAQAELGYPEKEELKFGFIKLTDMAPLAIAYEKGYFEDEGLYVTLEAQANWKVLLDRVIDGQLDGAHMLAGQPLGATIGYGTKAHIVTAFSMDLNGNGITVSNDVWAEMKKNIPHDADGKPVHPISASALKPVVDGYKAEGKPFKMGMVFPVSTHNYELRYWLAAGGIHPGYYAPAKGDTSGQINADALLSVTPPPQMPATMEAGTIHGYCVGEPWNQQAVFKGIGVPVITDYEIWKNNPEKVFGVSSDWAEENPNTHIRVVKAMIRAAKWLDENNNANRPEAVEILSRSDYVGADYDVIANSMTGTFEYEKGDKRDVPDFNVFFRHHATYPYYSDAIWYLTQMRRWGQIAEPKSDEWFMKTAKEVYRPDIYAQAAKTLIEDGLMTASEFPDFDKEDGFKAPQSEFIDGVTYDGKHPNDYLKSFKIGLKGDDQI, encoded by the coding sequence ATGACTATGAGATCTTTTAAAGCGGCTTTATCTTTGTCGACAGCAGCATCTACCACTAAAAAAGCAGGACTGTCTCTATTGGTTGGTTCTGTACTTTTTTCCGGTATGGCTCAGGCTGAGCTTGGTTATCCAGAAAAAGAAGAGCTGAAATTTGGCTTTATCAAATTGACGGATATGGCGCCGTTGGCGATTGCCTACGAAAAGGGTTACTTCGAAGATGAAGGTTTGTACGTCACGCTAGAAGCTCAGGCTAATTGGAAGGTTTTGCTAGATAGAGTTATTGACGGGCAGCTTGATGGAGCACATATGTTGGCGGGGCAGCCTCTGGGCGCGACGATTGGCTACGGTACTAAAGCACACATTGTTACCGCTTTTAGCATGGACTTAAACGGTAACGGCATTACTGTTTCCAATGATGTTTGGGCTGAAATGAAAAAGAACATTCCACATGATGCCGATGGAAAACCCGTTCATCCAATCAGTGCGAGTGCTTTAAAACCTGTTGTTGATGGTTATAAAGCAGAAGGTAAACCTTTCAAAATGGGGATGGTTTTCCCCGTCTCTACCCATAACTATGAGTTGCGTTATTGGTTAGCCGCTGGTGGTATTCACCCTGGTTACTATGCACCAGCGAAAGGCGACACGAGTGGTCAGATTAATGCTGATGCTTTGCTTTCTGTAACGCCGCCACCACAAATGCCAGCCACGATGGAAGCCGGAACGATCCATGGCTACTGCGTAGGTGAGCCTTGGAACCAGCAAGCCGTCTTTAAAGGCATTGGTGTTCCAGTGATTACCGATTACGAGATTTGGAAAAATAACCCAGAAAAAGTATTCGGTGTGAGCAGTGATTGGGCTGAAGAAAATCCAAACACACACATTCGTGTCGTAAAGGCGATGATTCGAGCGGCTAAATGGCTAGACGAAAATAACAATGCAAACCGCCCAGAAGCGGTCGAAATCTTATCTCGTAGTGATTATGTCGGTGCGGATTACGATGTTATCGCCAACAGTATGACAGGGACTTTTGAATACGAAAAAGGCGATAAGCGCGATGTGCCTGACTTCAACGTCTTCTTCCGCCATCACGCGACTTACCCTTACTACAGTGATGCAATCTGGTACCTAACGCAAATGCGTCGTTGGGGGCAAATTGCCGAGCCGAAATCAGACGAGTGGTTTATGAAGACGGCGAAAGAGGTTTATCGTCCAGATATTTATGCTCAAGCGGCTAAAACGTTAATTGAAGATGGTCTGATGACAGCGTCTGAGTTTCCTGACTTTGATAAAGAAGATGGATTTAAAGCACCACAAAGCGAGTTTATAGATGGTGTTACCTATGACGGCAAGCATCCTAATGATTACCTGAAAAGTTTTAAAATTGGCTTGAAAGGCGACGATCAAATATAA
- a CDS encoding CmpA/NrtA family ABC transporter substrate-binding protein: protein MNLNKPMNIILNSEPVRVGFIPLIDCAPFVIAHEKGFFTQEGVEVVLSKEASWASIRDKVAFNLLDGAHMLASMPIAASLGIGTIKTAMQTSFTVSHNGNGITIGNDLYKQLQKYANSSTEIRSGVALKRFINSREPQSEPLRFAMVYPYSSHNYQLRDWLGCAGIDSDKDVQIIVVPPVKMVDSLKKGEIDGYCVGEPWNSLAVEQGAGHMLVTGYEIWGSTPEKVFGVNSIWAETNPQIHLAMIRALEKACTWVDEPENRTELLNILSHPDYLNCTMEQLVYGFGSIKPKGQFDWPMEAYQRFSGHETNKPLPSYALWIMAQMYRWQQLTQVTSINHVAEQVYRQDLYYQALGLEVERDDSWRLSTQEESEWFGSVACGKIRLHPDGILKGFVK from the coding sequence GTGAACCTAAATAAACCAATGAACATTATTCTTAATAGCGAGCCTGTCCGGGTGGGTTTTATCCCATTAATTGATTGCGCCCCTTTTGTTATTGCTCACGAAAAAGGCTTCTTCACTCAGGAAGGGGTTGAGGTTGTTCTTTCTAAAGAAGCCTCTTGGGCTAGTATCCGGGATAAAGTTGCGTTCAATTTACTGGACGGTGCACACATGTTGGCGTCTATGCCAATTGCGGCCAGTTTAGGTATTGGTACGATTAAAACCGCCATGCAAACCAGTTTTACCGTTAGTCATAATGGCAATGGCATTACGATTGGCAATGATTTGTATAAACAGCTTCAGAAATACGCTAATTCATCTACTGAGATTCGTTCCGGTGTTGCATTAAAACGATTCATAAACAGTCGTGAGCCGCAATCTGAGCCACTGCGTTTTGCGATGGTTTACCCTTACTCTTCTCATAATTATCAATTGAGAGATTGGCTTGGTTGTGCGGGAATTGATTCAGACAAAGATGTTCAGATTATTGTTGTCCCACCGGTAAAAATGGTGGATAGCCTAAAAAAGGGTGAAATAGATGGCTATTGTGTTGGCGAGCCTTGGAACAGTCTTGCGGTAGAGCAAGGCGCCGGTCATATGCTGGTTACTGGCTATGAAATTTGGGGGAGCACGCCGGAAAAAGTATTTGGTGTGAATTCTATCTGGGCAGAGACAAATCCACAGATTCATCTTGCAATGATTCGAGCGTTAGAGAAAGCCTGTACTTGGGTGGATGAGCCCGAAAATCGAACCGAGCTCTTGAATATATTAAGCCATCCAGATTATCTGAATTGCACCATGGAGCAGTTGGTTTATGGGTTTGGTTCAATTAAGCCGAAAGGGCAGTTTGATTGGCCGATGGAAGCGTATCAGCGCTTTTCGGGTCACGAAACCAATAAGCCTTTACCCAGTTATGCTTTGTGGATTATGGCGCAGATGTATCGTTGGCAGCAATTAACTCAAGTAACTTCAATTAATCATGTGGCAGAGCAAGTGTATCGACAAGACCTTTATTACCAAGCGTTAGGACTTGAGGTTGAACGGGATGATTCGTGGCGTTTATCTACTCAAGAAGAGTCAGAATGGTTTGGTTCGGTAGCGTGCGGGAAAATTCGTTTACACCCAGATGGCATATTGAAAGGGTTTGTTAAATAA
- a CDS encoding ANTAR domain-containing response regulator, producing the protein MSAPPVKELTVMLVDNEPARAAIVEQAMMDSGYRVIRRLDNAKNLTEAVTKFQPDMVIIDIESPDRDVLENMSRLTQNNPRPIVMFAEEDDSHHVEAAIRAGVSAYVVDGVKRGSVKAILQVAIARFREFHALRSELETVKSQLEDRKLIDKAKGLIMKHQKCDEPAAYQALRKLAMDRSQRMTDVARNIISVMELMGGSK; encoded by the coding sequence ATGTCTGCGCCCCCGGTAAAAGAGTTAACAGTGATGCTTGTTGATAATGAGCCAGCCAGAGCTGCTATTGTTGAGCAAGCGATGATGGATAGCGGTTATCGCGTTATTAGACGCCTTGATAATGCCAAAAATCTGACCGAAGCAGTAACCAAATTTCAACCTGATATGGTCATTATTGATATCGAATCCCCTGATCGAGATGTGTTGGAAAATATGTCTCGACTCACTCAAAATAATCCTCGTCCCATCGTGATGTTTGCTGAAGAAGATGACTCTCATCATGTTGAAGCGGCTATAAGGGCAGGTGTTAGTGCTTATGTTGTAGACGGTGTAAAAAGAGGCAGTGTCAAAGCCATACTGCAAGTTGCGATTGCCAGATTTCGTGAATTTCATGCGCTCCGTTCTGAATTAGAGACGGTGAAAAGTCAGCTTGAAGATAGAAAATTGATAGACAAAGCGAAAGGCTTGATTATGAAGCATCAAAAATGTGATGAGCCTGCTGCTTATCAAGCCCTTAGAAAGCTGGCGATGGATCGCAGTCAGCGTATGACCGACGTTGCTCGAAATATCATATCGGTGATGGAATTAATGGGAGGTTCAAAGTGA
- a CDS encoding ABC transporter permease: MNIPSLSMASLKERIASFSLKSVLLPLFGILVFVLLWQAGASRVHTSLGEFPGPTVVYEQWNSLVAEHQNERIKEDKFYERQEKRIEVRQVKDPSYEGRLIDYTGKPTFFDQIFTSLYTVLAGFGLASFIAIPLGILIGLNSSVYSALNPVIQVFKPVSPLAWLPLVTMVVSASYVSDDPMFSKSFLTSMFTVTLCCMWPTLINTAVGVAAVEKDLLNVSKVLRLGWVTHVIKIVIPSAIPLMFTGLRLSLGIAWMVLIAAEMLAQNPGLGKFVWDEFQNGSSDSLGRIMVAVLMIGFIGFLLDRAMLMVQRFVSWDKTQVLR; this comes from the coding sequence ATGAATATACCCAGCTTATCCATGGCGTCATTAAAAGAAAGAATCGCCAGCTTTTCGCTAAAAAGTGTATTACTTCCTCTTTTTGGAATTTTAGTGTTTGTTTTGCTGTGGCAAGCCGGAGCGAGCCGAGTTCACACTTCTTTAGGTGAGTTTCCTGGGCCAACTGTTGTATACGAGCAATGGAACAGTCTGGTCGCTGAACATCAAAATGAGCGGATAAAAGAAGATAAGTTTTACGAACGTCAAGAAAAGCGTATTGAAGTTCGACAAGTAAAAGATCCTAGCTACGAAGGTAGATTAATAGATTACACGGGTAAACCGACGTTTTTTGACCAAATATTCACCAGCTTATATACCGTACTAGCTGGTTTTGGTTTAGCCAGTTTCATTGCTATTCCACTGGGCATTTTGATCGGTTTGAATAGCTCGGTATACAGTGCGCTTAATCCAGTAATTCAAGTTTTCAAACCGGTTTCTCCGCTCGCTTGGTTGCCTTTGGTCACTATGGTGGTGAGCGCTAGTTATGTCTCAGATGACCCGATGTTCTCCAAATCCTTTTTGACTTCGATGTTTACCGTGACCTTGTGTTGTATGTGGCCAACGCTGATTAACACGGCCGTTGGTGTGGCTGCGGTTGAAAAAGATTTACTGAATGTATCAAAAGTTTTGCGGCTTGGTTGGGTCACTCATGTTATTAAGATCGTCATTCCATCTGCTATCCCTCTTATGTTCACCGGTCTACGGTTGTCACTGGGTATTGCTTGGATGGTATTGATTGCGGCCGAAATGCTGGCGCAAAACCCGGGGCTGGGAAAGTTTGTTTGGGATGAGTTTCAAAATGGTAGTTCTGACTCTTTAGGACGAATCATGGTGGCGGTGTTGATGATTGGTTTCATCGGTTTTTTATTGGATAGAGCGATGCTGATGGTTCAGCGCTTTGTCTCTTGGGATAAAACACAAGTGCTTCGTTAA